The genomic segment CGACATCACCGCCACCTGCGGATGGTCGGCCAGTCCCGCGACCAGCTTGTCGATCTCCTCCTTCTGCGTCACACCGCCCGTGGGATTCGCCGGGCTGTTGATGATGATCAGCCGCGTCTTCGGCGTGATCTGCCCCAGCACCGCCTCGGCGGAAAACGCAAACCCGTTCTCCTCCTTCAGCTCGATCGGCACCGGCGTCGCCCCGCTGTACCTGATCACGCTCTCGTAGATCGGAAAGCCCGGATTCGGATACATGATCTCCGCCCCCGGCTCGCCGAACATCAGCACGGCAAAGAACATCGTCGGCTTGCCCCCCGGCACCGCGACCACGTGATCGGGGTTCACCTCGACCCCGTGCCGCCGGTGCAGATCCGCCGCCACCGCCTCGCGCAGCTCCGGCAGGCCATTGGCCGGCGTATACCCGTGATGCCCGTCGCGCAGCGCCTTGATCCCTGCCTCGACGATATGCTCCGGCGTCCGGAAATCCGGCTGCCCGATCCCGAGATTGATGATATCGCGCCCCTCGGCCGCCATCTTCCCGGCTTTCGCCAGCACCGTGAAGGCCGACTCCGTCCCCAGACGAGAGAGGTTTTCGGCAAACTGCAACTCAGCCATGCGGATGATCCCTTTCCTTCGAACTGGCCCCCAGTCCTACCGCAAACCCCGCCCGGCGAACACGGTCAAAAAACCGCGTGATCCCCCCGGTCAACGCTCACCTCGGCCCGCACCAGCCGCTCGTAGAAATCAAACAACGTCTCCTCCCCGTATTCCGGCGTCTGCTCGGCCGAATACCGCCCGGCGGCCGCATCCCACACCAGCATCGACTCCGTCGCATAATACCGCCCGATCCGCGCCAGCTCCGCCTTGGCCCGCATCCGGGCCGACACGCGGCCGGCCAGAGACAACCCGCCCACAATCGCATCCATCATCCCCACCGGCACATGCTTGAACCGCGACGTCTTGCCCGTAAGCTCGAACAGCTTCTCCCCCATCTCCACCGGCGTCATCGCCGGCCCCGGTCCGCCAATCGGCAGCACCCGGTCAAATCTGTCAGGCTCCATAAGACACCCGGCGATATAACGCCCCAGATCCCCGTCACTGATCGGCTTGCACGCCGTCAGCCGCCCATCCCCGAACAACAGAAAGGGCTTCCCCGCCCTGACCCTCTCCACCTGCCCTGAGAGCGACTTGAAATACGCCGTCGGCCGCACGATCGAATAGCCCATCCCGCTCCCCGCCAAAGCCTCCTCGAACGCCAGCTTCGCACGCTGAAACTCCAGCTTCGGCTTCTGCACGCAGATCGCCGACAGCAGCACGAACCGCCCGATCCCCGCCGCCTGCGCTGCCGCCAACACTTCCATATGCGCCGCGTAATCCACCGCCCAGGCATCCTCCGGCGCCCCGGTCCGCGACGCCATGCACGACACCACCGCATCGAACCGCTCGCCGCAAAGGCCCTCCCGCGCAAACGCCCCGGGCTCATGCAAATCCCCCACGCGCACCAAAGGCCCCACCGCCTTCGACCCCGGCCGCACGAAGCACACCACCTCGTGCCCCGCCTCCTGCAACGCAGACAGCACGGCCCGCCCGATCGTCCCGGTCGCGCCCAGCAGCAGCACCCGCTGCCCCGATCTCTCCGCAAGTTCCTCCATGCCCCCGACCCTAGGCACCCGCGCCGCATTCCAGAAGCCCAAATCCAATGCCCACAAATCAGGCGCGCCGCCCATTATTTGCGCACCTGCGCCGAGGTAACCCGACACACTCCCCCAGAATCTTGCCGCCCGACCACCACCCGTGATCCGATCCAAACGAACACCACGCAAAATCTCTGGGGGGAGAACCGTCATCACGCTGCATCCGGCCCATGTTCTGCCGCCCGTCCTCCCGCGGGCTAGGGGCGAGATCGCCCTCTCGACCAAGCCGGTCGCCGGGCGCAGCGTGCTCGACACCCTCCGCCAGTCCGGCGCCTACAAGGCGCTCTTCCCCCGGCCAGAACACAGCCTGCAAGCCATCCTCGTCAACACCTCCGGCGGCGTCACCGGGGGCGACCGCTTCCACGTTACCGCCCATATTGGCGCCGACACCCATACCACCCTCACGACCCAGGCCGCCGAACGCGCCTACCGCGCGAGCCCTGGCGAAACCGGCCACATGCGCACCCGGCTGACCGTGTGGGAAAACGCCACCCTCCACTGGCTCCCGCAGGAACTCATCCTCTACAATGGCTGCGCCCTCGACCGCCGGCTGGAAATCGACCTCGCCCCTACCGCCCGCCTGCTGATGGCCGAACCAATCCTCTTCGGCCGCACCGCGATGGGCGAAACCCTCACAGATGCCACCTTCCGCGACCGCATAAGCATCACGCGGCAAGGCCAGCCCCTTTACCTCGACGGTGTCTCCCTCACCGGCGATCTCGCCGCCCGCCTTGCCCGCGCCTCCTCGGGCAACGGCGCGGCGGCGATGGTATCCCTCCTCTACGTCGCCCCCGACGCCGAGGCCCATCTCGACCCGCTCCGCGCACTCCTGCCCGCAACCGGCGGTGCCTCCCTACTCGCGCCCGACATGCTCACCCTGCGCCTCGTGGCCCCCGATGGCCACGCGCTCCGCACCCACCTCCTGCCCGCGCTCGACCGGCTCAGCCGCGGCGCCCTCCCCACATCCTGGAGACTGTGAAAAGATGAACCTGACCCCCCGGGAAAAAGACAAGCTGCTGGTCGCCATGGCCGCCGAGATCGCCCGAAAACGGCTGGCGCGCGGCGTCAAGCTCAACCACCCCGAGGCCATAGCGCTGATCACCGACACCGTCGTCGAAGGCGCCCGCGACGGCCGTTCCGTCGCCGACATGATGGAAGCGGGAGCCCAGGTCATCACCCGCGATCAATGCATGGAAGGCATCCCCGAGATGATCCACGAGGTCCAGGTCGAGGCCACCTTCCCCGACGGCACCAAGCTCGTCACCGTCCACAACCCGATCCGCTGAAAGGCCCGCCCATGACCCCCGGAGAGCTCTTTCCCGCCAAAGGCACCCTGACCCTCAACGCCGACGCGAGGCCCATCATCCTCATGGTCGCCAATACCGGCGACCGCCCCGTGCAGGTCGGCAGCCACTACCACTTCGCCGAGGCCAACTCCGCCCTCGATTTCGACCGCGACGCCGCCCGCGGCATGCGCCTCGACATCGCCGCCGGCACCGCCGTCCGCTTCGAACCCGGCCAGCGCCGCGAGGTCAGCCTGATCCCGGTCTCCGGCGCCCGCCGCATCTTCGGCTTCAACCAGCACGTCATGGGGGACCTGTGAAACCCGTCTTCGCCAACCCCTTCGCGCTGCTCACGCTCCAGACACAGGCCACCCTCATGGCGATGGAGGCCGGCGCGGTCATCTGGATGCGGATGATGGGCATGGCCGGCCTGTGGTCGGTCCGCCCCTCCGAAAACGCCCGCATGGTCACCGAAAAACAGAAAGCCTTCACCGAGGCCGGCACCCGCCTGATGCTCGGCACGATGAAGGGTCAGACCACCCTGAGCCACGCGCTCAGGCCGATCCGCCGCACCACCAAATCGAATGTCACCCGCCTGACAAGGCGCGGCCCGAAAAGGAAATAGCCGCCCATGCCCGCCACAATCTCCCGCGCCTCCTACGCCGCCATGTTCGGCCCCACCGTCGGCGACCGTCTCCGCCTCGCCGACACCGACCTCATCATCGAGGTCGAGCGTGACCTCATCGCCGAACGCGCCGGCGCGGCGGCCACCGGCGGCTCCGGCCGGAACACCCTCACCTACGGCGAAGAGGTCAAGTTCGGCGGCGGCAAGGTCATCCGCGACGGCATGGGCCAGTCCCAGGCCACCCGCGCCGAGGGCGCCGTCGACACCGTCATCACCAACGCCCTCATCGTCGACCATACCGGCATCATCAAGGCCGACGTGGGCCTCAAGGATGGCCGCATCGCCGCCATCGGCAAGGCCGGCAACCCCGACACCCAGCCCGGCGTCGACATCGTCGTCGGCCCCGGCACCGAGGCCATCGCGGGCGAGGGCCGCATCCTCACCGCCGGCGGCTTCGACAGCCACATCCACTTCATCTGCCCCCAGCAGATCGAGGACGCCCTGCACTCCGGCCTCACCACCATGTTGGGCGGCGGCACCGGCCCGGCCCACGGCACGCTCGCCACCACCTGCACGCCCGGCCCCTGGCATATCGGCCGCATGCTGCAGGCCGCCGACGCCTTCCCGATGAACCTCGCCTTCGCCGGCAAGGGCAACGCCTCCCTGCCCGCCGCTTTGGAAGAACAGGTCAACGCCGGCGCCTGCGCCCTCAAGCTGCACGAAGACTGGGGCACCACCCCCGGCGCGATCGATTGCTGCCTCTCCGTCGCCGACGCGCTCGACGTGCAGGTGATGATCCACACCGACACGCTCAACGAATCCGGTTTCGTCGAGAACACCGTCAAGGCCATGAAGGGCCGCACCATCCACGCCTTCCACACCGAAGGCGCGGGCGGCGGCCACGCCCCCGACATCATCCGCATCTGCGGGGAGGACCACGTGCTGCCCTCCTCCACCAACCCCACGCGCCCCTTCACCGTCAACACGCTGGAAGAGCATCTCGACATGCTCATGGT from the Roseovarius indicus genome contains:
- a CDS encoding pyridoxal phosphate-dependent aminotransferase, with the protein product MAELQFAENLSRLGTESAFTVLAKAGKMAAEGRDIINLGIGQPDFRTPEHIVEAGIKALRDGHHGYTPANGLPELREAVAADLHRRHGVEVNPDHVVAVPGGKPTMFFAVLMFGEPGAEIMYPNPGFPIYESVIRYSGATPVPIELKEENGFAFSAEAVLGQITPKTRLIIINSPANPTGGVTQKEEIDKLVAGLADHPQVAVMSDEIYSNMLYGGREHVSLLQYPEIRDRLIMLDGWSKTYAMTGWRLGYAVWPEAAVDHVTRLCINDHSCVNAATQFAGIAALNGPQDAVREMVAEFDERRQVIVEALNGLPGVRCADAAGAFYAFPNIEGTGMTSREAQDRILEEAGVAAIAGTSFGKFGEGYLRFSYANSTENIREAIRRIGELL
- a CDS encoding NAD(P)H-binding protein, producing the protein MEELAERSGQRVLLLGATGTIGRAVLSALQEAGHEVVCFVRPGSKAVGPLVRVGDLHEPGAFAREGLCGERFDAVVSCMASRTGAPEDAWAVDYAAHMEVLAAAQAAGIGRFVLLSAICVQKPKLEFQRAKLAFEEALAGSGMGYSIVRPTAYFKSLSGQVERVRAGKPFLLFGDGRLTACKPISDGDLGRYIAGCLMEPDRFDRVLPIGGPGPAMTPVEMGEKLFELTGKTSRFKHVPVGMMDAIVGGLSLAGRVSARMRAKAELARIGRYYATESMLVWDAAAGRYSAEQTPEYGEETLFDFYERLVRAEVSVDRGDHAVF
- a CDS encoding urease accessory protein UreD, producing the protein MLDTLRQSGAYKALFPRPEHSLQAILVNTSGGVTGGDRFHVTAHIGADTHTTLTTQAAERAYRASPGETGHMRTRLTVWENATLHWLPQELILYNGCALDRRLEIDLAPTARLLMAEPILFGRTAMGETLTDATFRDRISITRQGQPLYLDGVSLTGDLAARLARASSGNGAAAMVSLLYVAPDAEAHLDPLRALLPATGGASLLAPDMLTLRLVAPDGHALRTHLLPALDRLSRGALPTSWRL
- a CDS encoding urease subunit gamma, with product MNLTPREKDKLLVAMAAEIARKRLARGVKLNHPEAIALITDTVVEGARDGRSVADMMEAGAQVITRDQCMEGIPEMIHEVQVEATFPDGTKLVTVHNPIR
- a CDS encoding urease subunit beta: MTPGELFPAKGTLTLNADARPIILMVANTGDRPVQVGSHYHFAEANSALDFDRDAARGMRLDIAAGTAVRFEPGQRREVSLIPVSGARRIFGFNQHVMGDL
- the ureC gene encoding urease subunit alpha, with product MPATISRASYAAMFGPTVGDRLRLADTDLIIEVERDLIAERAGAAATGGSGRNTLTYGEEVKFGGGKVIRDGMGQSQATRAEGAVDTVITNALIVDHTGIIKADVGLKDGRIAAIGKAGNPDTQPGVDIVVGPGTEAIAGEGRILTAGGFDSHIHFICPQQIEDALHSGLTTMLGGGTGPAHGTLATTCTPGPWHIGRMLQAADAFPMNLAFAGKGNASLPAALEEQVNAGACALKLHEDWGTTPGAIDCCLSVADALDVQVMIHTDTLNESGFVENTVKAMKGRTIHAFHTEGAGGGHAPDIIRICGEDHVLPSSTNPTRPFTVNTLEEHLDMLMVCHHLDKSIPEDVAFAESRIRRETIAAEDILHDMGAFSIIASDSQAMGRVGEVIIRTWQTADKMKKQRGRLSEETGDNDNFRVRRYVAKYTINPAIAHGLSHEIGSVEPGKRADLVLWNPAFFGVKPEMVLIGGTIACAQMGDPNASIPTPQPVYSRPMFGAYGRSVERSAVTFVSEAAQSEGIGKALGLAKDTLAVRNTRGIGKKDLILNDATPEIDVNPETYEVRADGELLTCEPAETLPMAQRYFLF